In Gordonia phthalatica, one genomic interval encodes:
- a CDS encoding protein kinase domain-containing protein — MGDVYVVENESLKRQEAMKVISVGGASNDDFQQRFTNEARTAASLDHPSIITVHSYGVADGMPWFTMSYVKGKDLASAPLTPADAVTVIEQVASGLDYAHARTVVHRDIKPANIVVTRTDDGGVDRAVMLDFGIAKLADSPQLTAVNSVVGTAAYTAPEIISGQAASAKSDQYSLACTAYQLFAGTAPFKADTTTALMMAHVQQPPPALGQARPDLAALGPVLQRAMSKDPNARYANCRAFAEDLRRALGQTQAGTATSVAGVATMPPTPSSGPSSVPGMMPPSNPGTPHYASQPGMTPPPQTGAPHFAGQPYSSQPGMTPPPQTAAPQYGSQQYTSAPGMTPPPGYQGQPSQPGMAVPPGVPPYPPGGGFQPAWGAQPAKKSKKGLWIALAAAAVLIVAIAGAAVALWPKGDDGPPPVAHPNMQLVTDSLTSCAVKDALLYCWGNNDAGQIGDGSTSQQNTPVKVPGLKDVTAVSIGAYKAKSDKYLATTCAVAEGDVYCWGSNYYSQTGDGAESERHVPAKVPGLPKMTAVSTDFGSTCAISEDEEVYCWGAGEFGQIGTGDTSTRVAKPVKVSSLSGIKSIDSGGGTVCAVNGSGELYCWGYNSRGQIGDGTTVQRNTPVKVQNLTDVTAVTIGTAYDSDEKLLINTCAIASGKVSCWGADSSLLPEQKLTPTVINGIENAQVISINVSTACAVSDGQVWCWGNNKFGQVGNNEESETTVQAPTRVTTLEGDIKWVTTGMSATCAGTDRNEEVHCWGSSQNGQIGNPGAASEKQLQPLKVSF, encoded by the coding sequence ATGGGTGACGTGTACGTGGTGGAGAACGAGTCGCTGAAACGCCAGGAGGCGATGAAGGTGATCTCGGTGGGAGGCGCGTCGAACGACGACTTCCAGCAGCGATTCACCAACGAGGCCCGCACCGCCGCCTCGCTCGACCATCCGAGCATCATCACCGTGCACAGCTACGGCGTGGCCGATGGGATGCCGTGGTTCACCATGAGCTACGTCAAGGGCAAGGACCTCGCCTCCGCGCCGCTGACCCCGGCCGACGCAGTCACGGTGATCGAGCAGGTGGCGAGCGGCCTGGACTACGCGCACGCCCGCACGGTGGTCCACCGCGACATCAAGCCCGCGAACATCGTCGTCACCCGGACCGACGACGGCGGCGTCGACCGCGCCGTGATGCTCGACTTCGGCATCGCGAAGCTCGCGGACTCACCGCAGCTCACCGCGGTCAACTCGGTGGTCGGCACCGCCGCCTACACGGCTCCGGAGATCATCAGCGGCCAGGCGGCGTCGGCCAAGTCGGACCAGTACTCGCTGGCCTGCACCGCCTACCAACTGTTCGCAGGCACGGCCCCCTTCAAAGCCGACACCACCACCGCGTTGATGATGGCGCACGTCCAGCAACCGCCGCCCGCACTGGGACAGGCCCGCCCGGACCTCGCCGCGCTCGGCCCGGTCCTGCAGCGAGCGATGTCCAAGGATCCGAACGCGCGCTACGCGAACTGTCGAGCCTTCGCCGAAGACCTTCGCCGCGCCCTCGGCCAGACCCAGGCGGGCACGGCCACGTCGGTCGCCGGGGTGGCGACGATGCCGCCGACGCCGTCGTCGGGCCCGTCGTCGGTGCCCGGCATGATGCCGCCCTCGAACCCTGGCACTCCGCACTACGCCTCGCAACCCGGCATGACCCCGCCGCCCCAGACCGGCGCACCGCACTTCGCCGGGCAGCCGTACTCCTCCCAACCGGGCATGACCCCGCCGCCGCAGACCGCAGCGCCGCAGTACGGCTCGCAGCAGTACACGTCTGCGCCCGGCATGACGCCGCCCCCCGGATATCAGGGCCAGCCGTCGCAGCCCGGCATGGCGGTGCCGCCCGGTGTTCCGCCGTACCCGCCCGGTGGCGGTTTCCAGCCGGCGTGGGGCGCACAGCCTGCGAAGAAGAGCAAGAAGGGACTCTGGATCGCCCTCGCGGCGGCCGCCGTCCTGATCGTCGCGATCGCGGGCGCCGCCGTCGCGCTGTGGCCGAAGGGCGACGACGGCCCGCCGCCCGTCGCCCACCCGAACATGCAGTTGGTGACCGACTCGCTCACGTCGTGCGCCGTCAAGGACGCGCTGCTGTACTGCTGGGGCAACAATGACGCCGGCCAGATCGGTGACGGCAGCACCTCGCAGCAGAACACGCCGGTCAAGGTTCCGGGACTCAAGGACGTGACCGCGGTCAGCATCGGCGCCTACAAGGCGAAGTCCGACAAGTACCTGGCGACGACGTGCGCCGTGGCCGAGGGCGACGTGTACTGCTGGGGATCCAATTACTACAGCCAGACCGGCGACGGTGCCGAGAGCGAACGCCACGTTCCGGCGAAGGTCCCCGGCCTGCCCAAGATGACCGCGGTGAGCACCGACTTCGGCAGCACCTGCGCCATCTCCGAGGATGAGGAAGTGTACTGCTGGGGTGCCGGCGAGTTCGGTCAGATCGGCACCGGCGACACCTCCACCCGCGTCGCCAAGCCCGTGAAGGTCAGCTCGCTGTCCGGTATCAAGTCCATCGATTCCGGCGGTGGCACCGTCTGCGCCGTGAACGGGTCCGGCGAACTCTACTGCTGGGGTTACAACAGCCGCGGTCAGATCGGCGACGGAACCACGGTGCAGCGGAACACCCCCGTCAAGGTGCAGAACCTGACGGACGTCACCGCGGTCACGATCGGTACCGCCTACGACAGCGACGAGAAGCTGCTGATCAACACGTGTGCGATCGCGTCGGGCAAGGTGTCCTGCTGGGGTGCCGATTCGTCGCTGCTGCCCGAACAGAAGCTGACGCCGACGGTGATCAACGGCATCGAGAACGCCCAGGTGATCTCGATCAACGTCTCCACCGCGTGCGCGGTCTCGGACGGTCAGGTCTGGTGCTGGGGCAACAACAAGTTCGGCCAGGTCGGCAACAACGAGGAGTCGGAGACCACCGTTCAGGCGCCGACTCGCGTCACCACGCTGGAAGGCGACATCAAGTGGGTGACGACCGGCATGAGCGCCACCTGTGCGGGGACCGACCGCAACGAGGAGGTCCACTGCTGGGGGTCGTCGCAGAACGGCCAGATCGGCAACCCTGGGGCAGCGAGTGAGAAGCAGCTGCAGCCGTTGAAGGTCAGCTTCTAG
- a CDS encoding ABC transporter ATP-binding protein, with amino-acid sequence MEESSPSTVVTPAARPRLCAERLSVGYDATTIIENLDVEIRTGQVTTIVGPNGCGKSTLLRTLSRLLTPSAGRVLLDGHDIADQKPKHVARTLGLLPQNPVAPDGLTVSDLVSRGRHPHQSWFRQWSSDDEQAVAQAMELTSTTALADRAVDSLSGGQRQRVWIAMTLAQQTDLILLDEPTTYLDLAHAVDVLDLVDELRTDHGKTVVMVLHDLNLAARYSDALVVMRAGEIVAEGAPEDVLTPELLAASFGLTSQIVSDPISGTPMVVPIGRRGRCL; translated from the coding sequence ATCGAAGAATCCTCGCCGTCGACCGTCGTGACCCCCGCGGCACGCCCCCGGCTGTGCGCGGAGAGACTCTCGGTGGGGTACGACGCCACGACCATCATCGAGAACCTCGATGTCGAGATCCGCACCGGCCAGGTCACCACCATCGTCGGCCCCAACGGCTGCGGGAAATCGACCCTGCTGCGCACCCTGTCGCGACTCCTGACCCCGTCCGCCGGACGCGTGCTGCTGGACGGGCATGACATCGCGGACCAGAAACCCAAGCACGTCGCACGCACGCTCGGCCTGCTGCCGCAGAATCCGGTGGCACCCGACGGACTCACGGTCTCCGACCTGGTGTCCCGCGGACGCCACCCGCACCAGTCGTGGTTCCGCCAGTGGTCCTCGGACGACGAGCAGGCCGTCGCCCAGGCGATGGAGCTGACCTCGACCACAGCGCTCGCGGATCGCGCCGTCGACTCCCTGTCCGGTGGCCAACGTCAACGCGTGTGGATCGCGATGACCCTCGCTCAGCAGACCGACCTGATCCTCCTCGACGAGCCGACCACCTACCTCGACCTGGCGCATGCCGTCGACGTCCTGGACCTGGTGGACGAACTCCGCACGGACCACGGCAAGACCGTCGTGATGGTGCTCCACGACCTGAACCTCGCCGCTCGATACAGCGACGCGCTGGTGGTGATGCGTGCCGGTGAGATCGTCGCGGAGGGCGCCCCCGAGGACGTGCTGACTCCCGAACTGCTCGCGGCGTCGTTCGGCCTCACCTCACAGATCGTCAGCGATCCGATCAGTGGAACCCCCATGGTGGTGCCGATCGGCCGCCGCGGGCGCTGTCTGTAG
- a CDS encoding gamma-glutamylcyclotransferase family protein — translation MNVLFSYGTLMDPVVQEGVLGRRLSTIPDALPGFRVDTVTITDPAVVALSGIDTHLILRPDPTAEPVPGARLELDDAGLAAADEYEVDDYRRVRAVLSSGVLAWVYLAAEDAAEWNRMVDTDQSGVANQN, via the coding sequence ATGAACGTCCTTTTCAGCTACGGCACCCTGATGGATCCGGTCGTCCAGGAAGGAGTGTTAGGCAGGCGGCTCTCGACGATCCCGGACGCCCTGCCCGGCTTCCGCGTCGACACCGTGACGATCACCGACCCGGCGGTCGTAGCGCTCAGCGGCATCGACACCCATCTGATTCTCCGGCCCGATCCGACCGCGGAGCCGGTGCCCGGTGCGCGGCTGGAGCTGGACGACGCGGGCTTGGCGGCCGCCGACGAGTACGAGGTCGACGACTACCGACGGGTCAGGGCGGTGCTCTCCTCGGGCGTTCTCGCCTGGGTCTACCTGGCCGCCGAGGACGCTGCCGAGTGGAACCGCATGGTCGACACCGACCAGTCAGGTGTGGCTAACCAAAATTAG
- a CDS encoding TrmH family RNA methyltransferase codes for MTDFRPATNVLTERSSRVVSLAKLHRSSVRRSEGRFLVEGFNSVDAALTTGRAQQLLVRDDDSERNADLVDRAVTAGVPVHWLNRRAADKLSETTTTPGVFAVCDLLTVDLDTVLADAPRLLVVAVEPREPGNLGTLTRCADAMGADAVILLGDSVDPHNGKSVRASAGSVFHVPVVRHADVDGGLVAVSAAGVATLATTMDGEVDLDDADELLAAPHAWLFGNEAHGLPDGVLAGADHRVRIPLRGRAESLNLAAASAVCLYASARVQNR; via the coding sequence GTGACTGACTTCCGACCCGCGACGAACGTTCTGACCGAACGTTCGTCGCGGGTCGTCTCGTTGGCCAAACTGCACCGCAGCTCCGTGCGGCGCAGTGAAGGCCGGTTCCTCGTCGAAGGATTCAACTCCGTCGACGCGGCGCTCACCACCGGCCGCGCACAGCAACTACTGGTGCGCGACGACGACTCCGAGCGCAACGCGGACCTGGTCGACCGCGCCGTGACCGCGGGCGTCCCGGTCCACTGGCTGAATCGTCGTGCGGCCGACAAACTGTCGGAGACCACGACGACCCCCGGTGTGTTCGCGGTCTGCGATCTGCTGACCGTCGACCTCGACACCGTCCTCGCCGACGCGCCGAGACTGCTCGTGGTGGCCGTCGAACCGCGCGAGCCCGGCAACCTCGGAACCCTCACCCGCTGCGCGGACGCCATGGGTGCCGACGCGGTGATCCTCCTCGGGGACTCGGTGGACCCGCACAACGGCAAGAGCGTCCGCGCCAGTGCGGGCAGCGTCTTCCATGTTCCGGTGGTGCGTCACGCCGATGTCGATGGGGGACTGGTCGCAGTCTCCGCCGCCGGAGTCGCGACCCTCGCGACCACGATGGACGGTGAGGTCGACCTGGACGACGCCGACGAACTCCTGGCGGCACCGCACGCCTGGCTGTTCGGCAACGAGGCGCACGGACTGCCCGACGGCGTGCTCGCCGGCGCCGACCATCGGGTTCGGATCCCGCTGCGCGGTCGTGCCGAGAGCCTGAACCTCGCGGCCGCCAGCGCCGTCTGCCTCTACGCAAGCGCCCGCGTCCAGAACCGATGA
- the rplT gene encoding 50S ribosomal protein L20, whose protein sequence is MARVKRAVNAQKKRRSVLEASKGYRGQRSRLYRKAKEQQLHSLTYAYRDRKARKGDFRKLWITRINAAARANDITYNRFIQGLKLAGVEVDRKVLADIAVTDPAAFTGLVEVARKALPADVNAPVA, encoded by the coding sequence ATGGCACGTGTGAAAAGGGCTGTCAACGCCCAGAAGAAGCGCCGCTCCGTTCTGGAGGCGTCGAAGGGCTACCGCGGACAGCGTTCGCGCCTCTACCGCAAGGCCAAGGAGCAGCAGCTCCACTCGCTGACCTACGCCTACCGCGACCGCAAGGCACGCAAGGGTGACTTCCGCAAGCTGTGGATCACCCGCATCAACGCGGCTGCTCGTGCGAACGACATCACCTACAACCGCTTCATCCAGGGCCTCAAGCTCGCGGGTGTCGAGGTGGACCGCAAGGTGCTCGCCGACATCGCCGTCACCGATCCGGCCGCCTTCACCGGCCTGGTCGAGGTCGCACGCAAGGCGCTGCCGGCCGACGTCAACGCACCGGTCGCCTGA
- the rpmI gene encoding 50S ribosomal protein L35 — protein MPKSKTHKGTSKRFKVTGSGKIVRQKAGKRHLLEHKSSRVTRRLSGIEVVSENDAPRIKRLLNR, from the coding sequence ATGCCTAAGAGCAAGACCCACAAGGGCACCTCGAAGCGATTCAAGGTGACCGGCAGCGGCAAGATCGTCCGCCAGAAGGCCGGCAAGCGCCACCTCCTGGAGCACAAGTCGTCGCGCGTCACCCGTCGCCTCAGCGGCATCGAGGTCGTCAGCGAGAACGACGCTCCGCGTATCAAGCGCCTGCTCAACCGCTGA